A stretch of the Porites lutea chromosome 12, jaPorLute2.1, whole genome shotgun sequence genome encodes the following:
- the LOC140922014 gene encoding cellular tumor antigen p53-like isoform X4: MPSLSLDLLRNIPIASQTYSFLSMGEDSHEPMSFTAGDMRFGQQFQGVTMTSSPSELPTSSSPQPSYSNPPAYPYNIGHTAYSPSSSTGNRNASISPINTSPYDNVSSFNEASPPGPSMSPPNMFSVVSRLPTIPSTSEYPGDMGFQISFGPLTESASKSATWTYSDVCKKLYVNLASFCPIKFKTNMPPPPATVLRAVAVFKGSTNLHDVVKRCPNHMESSNDGSAPKDQFIRSNNPAAHYHTCPETLRHSVILPYNGPQVGTEYVTEMFAFMCFSSCASGPSRRPVEVIFTLEKDGQTLGRRVVEIRVCACPGRDRKSDERTACGEPSSSQAAGKRSRKGSSNRGPGAKRRRTSSRNSTDEEFVITTRSRHVYDLLLDIKEKLEDKFESLNIDTLVLSTSEDEGEQPSTSGSPGSVYKRGGMSM, from the exons ATGCCGTCTCTTTCGCTTGATTTATTGCGAAATATCCCGATTGCAAGCCAAACGTACAG tttCCTTTCTATGGGTGAAG aTTCCCACGAGCCAATGAGTTTTACTGCAGGAGACATGAGATTTGGTCAGCAATTTCAA GGCGTAACGATGACAAGTTCTCCATCAGAGTTGCCGACATCCAGCAGTCCCCAGCCATCATACTCAAATCCCCCTGCCTACCCATATAACATCGGTCATACAGCATACTCCCCGAGTAGCTCCACTGGGAATAGGAATGCATCCATTTCACCCATCAACACCAGTCCTTATGACAAT GTGAGCAGCTTCAATGAAGCGTCACCCCCAGGGCCATCCATGTCCCCTCCAAACATGTTTTCTGTTGTTTCCCGACTGCCCACTATTCCAAGTACATCAGAATACCCTGGTGATATGGGATTCCAGATTTCCTTTGGACCTTTGACTGAGTCAGCTTCAAAATCTGCCACATGGACCTATTCTGATGTGTGCAAAAAGCTGTATGTCAATCTGGCCAGTTTCTGCCCCATCAAATTCAAGACCAATATGCCCCCACCACCTGCCACTGTCCTGAGAGCCGTTGCTGTTTTCAAAGGGTCCACAAACCTTCATGATGTGGTGAAGAGGTGTCCAAACCATATGGAAAGCTCCAATGATG GGTCTGCTCCAAAGGATCAGTTTATCCGCAGTAACAATCCCGCTGCTCATTACCACACCTGTCCAGAGACCTTGAGGCACTCTGTGATACTGCCATACAATGGTCCACAAG TGGGGACTGAATATGTGACAGAGATGTTTGCGTTCATGTGTTTCTCGAGCTGTGCTTCTGGTCCTAGTAGAAGACCAGTTGAAGTTATCTTTACTTTGGAGAAGGATGGACAGACTCTTGGTCGACGAGTTGTTGAAATAAGAGTCTGTGCCTGTCCTGGAAGAGACAGAAAATCTGATGAAAGAACAGCTTGTGGCGAACCAAGTTCATCTCAGGCAGCTGGAAAGCGCTCCAGAAAAG GATCTAGTAACAGGGGACCTGGTGCTAAAAGACGGCGAACCAGCTCAAGAAACAGCACAGACGAAGAATTTGTCATAACA ACCAGAAGTCGACACGTTTATGACTTGTTGCTAGATATCAAGGAAAAGTTGGAGGACAAGTTTGAGTCTCTGAATATTGATACTTT GGTTCTAAGTACTTCTGAAGACGAAGGAGAACAACCTTCAACATCTGGAAGTCCTGGCTCTGTGTACAAGCGAGGTGGCATGTCGATGTAA
- the LOC140922014 gene encoding cellular tumor antigen p53-like isoform X1 yields MAEHVQVEPTISSLNDRQFKRLLDDVRGDNSSSFLSMGEDSHEPMSFTAGDMRFGQQFQGVTMTSSPSELPTSSSPQPSYSNPPAYPYNIGHTAYSPSSSTGNRNASISPINTSPYDNVSSFNEASPPGPSMSPPNMFSVVSRLPTIPSTSEYPGDMGFQISFGPLTESASKSATWTYSDVCKKLYVNLASFCPIKFKTNMPPPPATVLRAVAVFKGSTNLHDVVKRCPNHMESSNDGSAPKDQFIRSNNPAAHYHTCPETLRHSVILPYNGPQVGTEYVTEMFAFMCFSSCASGPSRRPVEVIFTLEKDGQTLGRRVVEIRVCACPGRDRKSDERTACGEPSSSQAAGKRSRKGSSNRGPGAKRRRTSSRNSTDEEFVITTRSRHVYDLLLDIKEKLEDKFESLNIDTLVLSTSEDEGEQPSTSGSPGSVYKRGGMSM; encoded by the exons ATGGCGGAACATGTACAAGTAGAACCGACGATCTCCAGTCTTAACGATAGGCAGTTTAAACGCCTTCTCGACGATGTTCGGGGAGATAATAGTTCCAG tttCCTTTCTATGGGTGAAG aTTCCCACGAGCCAATGAGTTTTACTGCAGGAGACATGAGATTTGGTCAGCAATTTCAA GGCGTAACGATGACAAGTTCTCCATCAGAGTTGCCGACATCCAGCAGTCCCCAGCCATCATACTCAAATCCCCCTGCCTACCCATATAACATCGGTCATACAGCATACTCCCCGAGTAGCTCCACTGGGAATAGGAATGCATCCATTTCACCCATCAACACCAGTCCTTATGACAAT GTGAGCAGCTTCAATGAAGCGTCACCCCCAGGGCCATCCATGTCCCCTCCAAACATGTTTTCTGTTGTTTCCCGACTGCCCACTATTCCAAGTACATCAGAATACCCTGGTGATATGGGATTCCAGATTTCCTTTGGACCTTTGACTGAGTCAGCTTCAAAATCTGCCACATGGACCTATTCTGATGTGTGCAAAAAGCTGTATGTCAATCTGGCCAGTTTCTGCCCCATCAAATTCAAGACCAATATGCCCCCACCACCTGCCACTGTCCTGAGAGCCGTTGCTGTTTTCAAAGGGTCCACAAACCTTCATGATGTGGTGAAGAGGTGTCCAAACCATATGGAAAGCTCCAATGATG GGTCTGCTCCAAAGGATCAGTTTATCCGCAGTAACAATCCCGCTGCTCATTACCACACCTGTCCAGAGACCTTGAGGCACTCTGTGATACTGCCATACAATGGTCCACAAG TGGGGACTGAATATGTGACAGAGATGTTTGCGTTCATGTGTTTCTCGAGCTGTGCTTCTGGTCCTAGTAGAAGACCAGTTGAAGTTATCTTTACTTTGGAGAAGGATGGACAGACTCTTGGTCGACGAGTTGTTGAAATAAGAGTCTGTGCCTGTCCTGGAAGAGACAGAAAATCTGATGAAAGAACAGCTTGTGGCGAACCAAGTTCATCTCAGGCAGCTGGAAAGCGCTCCAGAAAAG GATCTAGTAACAGGGGACCTGGTGCTAAAAGACGGCGAACCAGCTCAAGAAACAGCACAGACGAAGAATTTGTCATAACA ACCAGAAGTCGACACGTTTATGACTTGTTGCTAGATATCAAGGAAAAGTTGGAGGACAAGTTTGAGTCTCTGAATATTGATACTTT GGTTCTAAGTACTTCTGAAGACGAAGGAGAACAACCTTCAACATCTGGAAGTCCTGGCTCTGTGTACAAGCGAGGTGGCATGTCGATGTAA
- the LOC140922014 gene encoding cellular tumor antigen p53-like isoform X3, which translates to MCSLDGVQLPSKMWPDHKDFNFSFLSMGEDSHEPMSFTAGDMRFGQQFQGVTMTSSPSELPTSSSPQPSYSNPPAYPYNIGHTAYSPSSSTGNRNASISPINTSPYDNVSSFNEASPPGPSMSPPNMFSVVSRLPTIPSTSEYPGDMGFQISFGPLTESASKSATWTYSDVCKKLYVNLASFCPIKFKTNMPPPPATVLRAVAVFKGSTNLHDVVKRCPNHMESSNDGSAPKDQFIRSNNPAAHYHTCPETLRHSVILPYNGPQVGTEYVTEMFAFMCFSSCASGPSRRPVEVIFTLEKDGQTLGRRVVEIRVCACPGRDRKSDERTACGEPSSSQAAGKRSRKGSSNRGPGAKRRRTSSRNSTDEEFVITTRSRHVYDLLLDIKEKLEDKFESLNIDTLVLSTSEDEGEQPSTSGSPGSVYKRGGMSM; encoded by the exons ATGTGTAGCTTAGATGGTGTTCAACTCCCGTCAAAGATGTGGCCAGATCACaaagattttaactttag tttCCTTTCTATGGGTGAAG aTTCCCACGAGCCAATGAGTTTTACTGCAGGAGACATGAGATTTGGTCAGCAATTTCAA GGCGTAACGATGACAAGTTCTCCATCAGAGTTGCCGACATCCAGCAGTCCCCAGCCATCATACTCAAATCCCCCTGCCTACCCATATAACATCGGTCATACAGCATACTCCCCGAGTAGCTCCACTGGGAATAGGAATGCATCCATTTCACCCATCAACACCAGTCCTTATGACAAT GTGAGCAGCTTCAATGAAGCGTCACCCCCAGGGCCATCCATGTCCCCTCCAAACATGTTTTCTGTTGTTTCCCGACTGCCCACTATTCCAAGTACATCAGAATACCCTGGTGATATGGGATTCCAGATTTCCTTTGGACCTTTGACTGAGTCAGCTTCAAAATCTGCCACATGGACCTATTCTGATGTGTGCAAAAAGCTGTATGTCAATCTGGCCAGTTTCTGCCCCATCAAATTCAAGACCAATATGCCCCCACCACCTGCCACTGTCCTGAGAGCCGTTGCTGTTTTCAAAGGGTCCACAAACCTTCATGATGTGGTGAAGAGGTGTCCAAACCATATGGAAAGCTCCAATGATG GGTCTGCTCCAAAGGATCAGTTTATCCGCAGTAACAATCCCGCTGCTCATTACCACACCTGTCCAGAGACCTTGAGGCACTCTGTGATACTGCCATACAATGGTCCACAAG TGGGGACTGAATATGTGACAGAGATGTTTGCGTTCATGTGTTTCTCGAGCTGTGCTTCTGGTCCTAGTAGAAGACCAGTTGAAGTTATCTTTACTTTGGAGAAGGATGGACAGACTCTTGGTCGACGAGTTGTTGAAATAAGAGTCTGTGCCTGTCCTGGAAGAGACAGAAAATCTGATGAAAGAACAGCTTGTGGCGAACCAAGTTCATCTCAGGCAGCTGGAAAGCGCTCCAGAAAAG GATCTAGTAACAGGGGACCTGGTGCTAAAAGACGGCGAACCAGCTCAAGAAACAGCACAGACGAAGAATTTGTCATAACA ACCAGAAGTCGACACGTTTATGACTTGTTGCTAGATATCAAGGAAAAGTTGGAGGACAAGTTTGAGTCTCTGAATATTGATACTTT GGTTCTAAGTACTTCTGAAGACGAAGGAGAACAACCTTCAACATCTGGAAGTCCTGGCTCTGTGTACAAGCGAGGTGGCATGTCGATGTAA
- the LOC140922014 gene encoding cellular tumor antigen p53-like isoform X2: MLQLAWSLLLRSRIADQLSKPSSNFLSMGEDSHEPMSFTAGDMRFGQQFQGVTMTSSPSELPTSSSPQPSYSNPPAYPYNIGHTAYSPSSSTGNRNASISPINTSPYDNVSSFNEASPPGPSMSPPNMFSVVSRLPTIPSTSEYPGDMGFQISFGPLTESASKSATWTYSDVCKKLYVNLASFCPIKFKTNMPPPPATVLRAVAVFKGSTNLHDVVKRCPNHMESSNDGSAPKDQFIRSNNPAAHYHTCPETLRHSVILPYNGPQVGTEYVTEMFAFMCFSSCASGPSRRPVEVIFTLEKDGQTLGRRVVEIRVCACPGRDRKSDERTACGEPSSSQAAGKRSRKGSSNRGPGAKRRRTSSRNSTDEEFVITTRSRHVYDLLLDIKEKLEDKFESLNIDTLVLSTSEDEGEQPSTSGSPGSVYKRGGMSM; the protein is encoded by the exons tttCCTTTCTATGGGTGAAG aTTCCCACGAGCCAATGAGTTTTACTGCAGGAGACATGAGATTTGGTCAGCAATTTCAA GGCGTAACGATGACAAGTTCTCCATCAGAGTTGCCGACATCCAGCAGTCCCCAGCCATCATACTCAAATCCCCCTGCCTACCCATATAACATCGGTCATACAGCATACTCCCCGAGTAGCTCCACTGGGAATAGGAATGCATCCATTTCACCCATCAACACCAGTCCTTATGACAAT GTGAGCAGCTTCAATGAAGCGTCACCCCCAGGGCCATCCATGTCCCCTCCAAACATGTTTTCTGTTGTTTCCCGACTGCCCACTATTCCAAGTACATCAGAATACCCTGGTGATATGGGATTCCAGATTTCCTTTGGACCTTTGACTGAGTCAGCTTCAAAATCTGCCACATGGACCTATTCTGATGTGTGCAAAAAGCTGTATGTCAATCTGGCCAGTTTCTGCCCCATCAAATTCAAGACCAATATGCCCCCACCACCTGCCACTGTCCTGAGAGCCGTTGCTGTTTTCAAAGGGTCCACAAACCTTCATGATGTGGTGAAGAGGTGTCCAAACCATATGGAAAGCTCCAATGATG GGTCTGCTCCAAAGGATCAGTTTATCCGCAGTAACAATCCCGCTGCTCATTACCACACCTGTCCAGAGACCTTGAGGCACTCTGTGATACTGCCATACAATGGTCCACAAG TGGGGACTGAATATGTGACAGAGATGTTTGCGTTCATGTGTTTCTCGAGCTGTGCTTCTGGTCCTAGTAGAAGACCAGTTGAAGTTATCTTTACTTTGGAGAAGGATGGACAGACTCTTGGTCGACGAGTTGTTGAAATAAGAGTCTGTGCCTGTCCTGGAAGAGACAGAAAATCTGATGAAAGAACAGCTTGTGGCGAACCAAGTTCATCTCAGGCAGCTGGAAAGCGCTCCAGAAAAG GATCTAGTAACAGGGGACCTGGTGCTAAAAGACGGCGAACCAGCTCAAGAAACAGCACAGACGAAGAATTTGTCATAACA ACCAGAAGTCGACACGTTTATGACTTGTTGCTAGATATCAAGGAAAAGTTGGAGGACAAGTTTGAGTCTCTGAATATTGATACTTT GGTTCTAAGTACTTCTGAAGACGAAGGAGAACAACCTTCAACATCTGGAAGTCCTGGCTCTGTGTACAAGCGAGGTGGCATGTCGATGTAA
- the LOC140922014 gene encoding tumor protein 63-like isoform X5 has protein sequence MDYSHEPMSFTAGDMRFGQQFQGVTMTSSPSELPTSSSPQPSYSNPPAYPYNIGHTAYSPSSSTGNRNASISPINTSPYDNVSSFNEASPPGPSMSPPNMFSVVSRLPTIPSTSEYPGDMGFQISFGPLTESASKSATWTYSDVCKKLYVNLASFCPIKFKTNMPPPPATVLRAVAVFKGSTNLHDVVKRCPNHMESSNDGSAPKDQFIRSNNPAAHYHTCPETLRHSVILPYNGPQVGTEYVTEMFAFMCFSSCASGPSRRPVEVIFTLEKDGQTLGRRVVEIRVCACPGRDRKSDERTACGEPSSSQAAGKRSRKGSSNRGPGAKRRRTSSRNSTDEEFVITTRSRHVYDLLLDIKEKLEDKFESLNIDTLVLSTSEDEGEQPSTSGSPGSVYKRGGMSM, from the exons ATGGACT aTTCCCACGAGCCAATGAGTTTTACTGCAGGAGACATGAGATTTGGTCAGCAATTTCAA GGCGTAACGATGACAAGTTCTCCATCAGAGTTGCCGACATCCAGCAGTCCCCAGCCATCATACTCAAATCCCCCTGCCTACCCATATAACATCGGTCATACAGCATACTCCCCGAGTAGCTCCACTGGGAATAGGAATGCATCCATTTCACCCATCAACACCAGTCCTTATGACAAT GTGAGCAGCTTCAATGAAGCGTCACCCCCAGGGCCATCCATGTCCCCTCCAAACATGTTTTCTGTTGTTTCCCGACTGCCCACTATTCCAAGTACATCAGAATACCCTGGTGATATGGGATTCCAGATTTCCTTTGGACCTTTGACTGAGTCAGCTTCAAAATCTGCCACATGGACCTATTCTGATGTGTGCAAAAAGCTGTATGTCAATCTGGCCAGTTTCTGCCCCATCAAATTCAAGACCAATATGCCCCCACCACCTGCCACTGTCCTGAGAGCCGTTGCTGTTTTCAAAGGGTCCACAAACCTTCATGATGTGGTGAAGAGGTGTCCAAACCATATGGAAAGCTCCAATGATG GGTCTGCTCCAAAGGATCAGTTTATCCGCAGTAACAATCCCGCTGCTCATTACCACACCTGTCCAGAGACCTTGAGGCACTCTGTGATACTGCCATACAATGGTCCACAAG TGGGGACTGAATATGTGACAGAGATGTTTGCGTTCATGTGTTTCTCGAGCTGTGCTTCTGGTCCTAGTAGAAGACCAGTTGAAGTTATCTTTACTTTGGAGAAGGATGGACAGACTCTTGGTCGACGAGTTGTTGAAATAAGAGTCTGTGCCTGTCCTGGAAGAGACAGAAAATCTGATGAAAGAACAGCTTGTGGCGAACCAAGTTCATCTCAGGCAGCTGGAAAGCGCTCCAGAAAAG GATCTAGTAACAGGGGACCTGGTGCTAAAAGACGGCGAACCAGCTCAAGAAACAGCACAGACGAAGAATTTGTCATAACA ACCAGAAGTCGACACGTTTATGACTTGTTGCTAGATATCAAGGAAAAGTTGGAGGACAAGTTTGAGTCTCTGAATATTGATACTTT GGTTCTAAGTACTTCTGAAGACGAAGGAGAACAACCTTCAACATCTGGAAGTCCTGGCTCTGTGTACAAGCGAGGTGGCATGTCGATGTAA
- the LOC140921649 gene encoding mucolipin-3-like, which yields MNENSVFERSYPGQPILDTSSTLSGEPMQSIQTTPCPREVIKTRIRYHFMNPFQKFRARRRKPWKLVVQIVKIALVTLQICLFGLDRFSLVTFLENNQLALKHLFLRDYQSDDKVVVYTKDQLFNYLYYAHEQYYQVQSIPLGTYDYTHMNHSEPPRVQLCHSHYTVKGKENNPFALDDPVVDCFNWPRPDKHGHNLITNKTFNLERLRKIRMMFSLQTVNLKDVKAWDKPACYKLSVTILFDNVDHDGRMPVRLSMNNTWLDCKNGKIKGSNTMKAHFIKTALVVFDVVVISMCSLSLVLCGRSIYRSLKLAKEVAKFFKQDTSPEEFTFSDYQEFVSLWFFVIMTSDSLTIIGSIYKMVIDQRDSDYYNTCSIFLGTAVLLVWIGFLRFLGYSKKYNVLLVTLKAATPSVLRFFVCVSLLFAGFMLCGWIVLGPFHPKFKTLTITAECLYSMVNGDDLFNTYAKIKEMKTPTATWIFSKIYLYVFIALFIYVVLSLFIGIIGDTYERLKDMGHLPETKIEKFLHEPANIGRSVSQREYTSIPSSAEAVNVPSPPNQRRTTPYGRSRSSGTQDPMMRIVSIDSTGVE from the exons ATGAACGAGAATTCTGTGTTCGAACGTTCGTATCCAGGTCAACCTATTCTTGATACAAGTTCGACATTATCAGGAGAGCCAATGCAAAGTATTCAGACAACGCCATGTCCTCGAGAagtcataaaaacaagaataagATACCATTTCATGAATCCATTTCAGAAATTTCGAGCAAGGCGCAGAAAACCTTGGAAGTTGGTAGTTCAGATTGTCAAAATTGCCCTTGTTACTCTTCAG ATTTGCTTGTTTGGGTTAGACAGATTTTCATTGGTGACCTTCCTGGAAAACAATCAACTTGCCTTAAAACACTTGTTTCTAAGAGATTATCAAAGTGAtgacaaagttgttgtttacacAAAAGACCAACTGTTCAATTATCTGTACTATGCCCATGAACAA TATTATCAAGTGCAAAGCATTCCTCTTGGCACATATGACTACACACACATGAATCATTCAGAGCCTCCAAGAGTTCAGTTATGTCACAGTCACTATACAgtcaaaggaaaagaaaacaacccaTTTGCGTTAGATGATCCTGTTGTAG ATTGCTTCAATTGGCCACGTCCTGACAAACATGGGCATAATCTCATAACAAACAAAACCTTCAATTTAGAAAG gcttCGTAAAATTCGTATGATGTTCTCATTACAAACAGTGAACTTGAAAGATGTTAAAGCCTGGGACAAGCCTGCCTGCTATAAACTAAGTGTTACA attTTGTTTGATAATGTGGATCATGATGGAAGAATGCCAGTTAGACTGAGCATGAACAACACTTGGTTAGATtgcaaaaatgggaaaataaagGGATCAAATACTATGA AGGCACACTTCATAAAAACAGCTTTGGTGGTGTTTGATGTGGTTGTCATATCCATGTGTTCACTTTCTCTTGTGTTATGTGGACGATCAATTTACAGATCTCTCAAATTAGCCAAA GAAGTCGCCAAGTTTTTCAAGCAAGACACAAGCCCAGAGGAATTTACTTTCTCAGATTACCAAGAGTTTGTCAGCTTATGGTTTTTTGTCATCATGACAAGTGACAGCCTCACAATCATTGGCTCAATATACAAGATGGTCATTGATCAAAGG GATAGTGACTACTATAATACCTGCAGCATTTTCCTTGGAACAGCAGTGCTCTTGGTTTGGATTGGTTTTCTGAGATTCCTGGGATACTCCAAGAAATATAAT GTTCTTTTGGTGACATTAAAAGCTGCCACTCCAAGTGTACTCAGATTCTTTGTTTGTGTGTCATTGTTGTTTGCTGGTTTTATGCTGTGTGGCTGGATTGTACTTGGACCTTTCCATCCCAAG tttAAAACACTCACTATCACTGCCGAGTGCCTGTATTCCATGGTTAATGGAGATGACCTGTTCAACACTTATgctaaaataaaggaaatgaagACACCCACTGCAACATGGATCTTCAGTAAAATCTACCTCTACGTCTTCATCGCACTTTTCATTTACGTTGTACTGAGCTTGTTTATTGGTATCATTGGAGATACATATGAAAGACTGAAG GATATGGGCCATCTTCCAGAAACAAAGATAGAGAAATTCTTGCACGAACCAGCAAATATTGGTAGATCTGTTAGTCAAAGGGAATACACTTCAATACCATCATCAGCCGAGGCTGTTAATGTACCTTCTCCTCCCAACCAAAGAAGAACGACTCCTTACGG AAGGAGTCGTTCCAGTGGAACGCAAGATCCCATGATGAGAATTGTGTCCATTGACTCAACAGGAGTAGAATGA